Part of the Pseudodesulfovibrio hydrargyri genome is shown below.
TTGTTCTTGACCTCGCGCTCGGTGACCACCACCCGGTCCTGGCCCAGGATCTCGCGGATGGCGTGGGTCAGGTTGGCCTCCACCTCGTCGAGGATGCGGCCGAACAGGGCGGTGGACAGCTCCTCGAGCGTGTCGCTCGCCCTGGGGGCGAGGTCCAGGAACTCCCGCACCTCGGCCAGCTTGCCGCGCACGCGGCCGTGCTCGGCGTGCCACTGCTCGCCCAGGGCGGACAGCCGGTGCAGACGGCCCTCGGCCTCCCGGCGGGCCCGGCGCAGTTCGCTCAAGTCGGCGGACACGGTCACCTAGTCGCCCTCCACCGCGTTTTCCACCTGGGCGAGGTCACCCTGCATCTGTTGGATATGTTCGCGGTACTTGGCCACAACTTCTTCGTTTTGCTTGCGTTTCTCTTCGAGAAGCTGTTGCAGTTCCTTGAGGTCGCTGGTCCCGTACTCGGCCTCGGCCTGCTGCTTCAGGGTCTCCAGCTGGTGGGAGAGCTGGGCCACGGCCTCCTCGGTGCGCACCTTGCGGTCGCGCAACTGCTCGTACTGGCGGCGCAGGCCGTTAAGCTCCTGCTCCACCTGGGAATCCCTGTTCGTCCCTGTCTGGTTGTGGTTGTTATTCACCGTTGACGACCTCCTCATAGAGTTCCCAGATGAGCTTGCCCTCCGGGGTTTCGGTGCTCAGGTTTTCGGTCAGAAACTGCCGCAGGCCCGTGCCCTCGTGGGTGCGTTGCCAGGCCAGCCGTTCCAGTCCCTTGATGAAATTCGATTCGCCCTCGACCTCCTGCTCCTCGGGGGGCAGGTCCTGGTCCGGGAAGACCTGGTCGAAGGGCAGATACGGGACCACCCATTTCTCCAGTTCCTCGCAGCCAGGCGTCCAGATGGCGGCCGCGGGCTCGCGGACCATGGACCGCCGGGTGAATGTCAGCCGGGTGATGTTGCCGGGGTTGGCCCAGGTGGTCTGCCCCTTGGTCACCGTGGCCTGGGGCCGGTGGATGTGGCCGTTGACGACCCAGTCCACGCCGGGCAGCTCCTTGATGGAATAGGCCCGGTCGATGAATTCGGGGAAACGGATGTTGTGGTGGGTCAGCCAGACCACGGTGTCCGGGTCGCCCTCTTCACGCTCGTACGCCTTGGGCAGGGGCGCGCCGTCCGGGCTGGCCCCGACCAGGACCGCGCCGCCCGGGGTGTCCAGGACGAATTGCGGGCCGATGTCCTTCATCAACCGGACCGCGCCCGCGGTCTCAAGCACGGCCAAGGACACGTCGTCCGTGAAGCGCGACTGGTACTTGTCGTGGTTGCCCACCAGGACATGCACGGCCTTGTCGCCGGTGCGGCCGCCGAACAGGCGGATGAGCTCCACGAGCATGCGGTTGGAATTGTCGCGCGGCCAGTGGAAGAGGTCGCCGAGCAGGACAAAGGCCATGCCCAGCTCGTCGGCCCGTTCCAGGCAGGCGGTGAGCTTGATCATGATCTGGTCCAGATACCCTTCCAACCGCTGGCCCGGCGGATGGTCGGCCAGGTGCGGATCGGCCACCAGAAACAGGCCGTTGGCCTTGATGCGCTCAAGCGTCATGGCGGCACCCGTGATCCAGGAAGGAGTCGGTGGTCAGATCGCCGCCGCAGACCGGACAGCAGCCGATGGCTTGGATGCGCTCGTCCATGGCTACCACAACGGACCGCAAGTCCGTTTCCAGGCCGTTCAGCTCGGCCTGTCTTTCAGAAATTTTATTTATTAATCCGGCAAGTTCCGCGACCATCCCGCCCAGGCCATCCAGGGGCGCGGGCACGGGCGGTTCCGCAATCTTCCCCAAGACCGCTTCCAGGCGGGCCAGCCGCTTATTGCGGGCGCGCAGGACATACAGTTCGTCCACCAACCCGGCAAGCCGCGAGGTGTTCTCCGGGGCCGGGGGAACGGCCAGACCGGCCATGGCCGCCTGATGGATCGAGGCCCGGTGCAGGGTCGCACCGGTCAGGGCCAGGTCGCGCAGCAGATGGCGCAGAGGGGCGGTGTCCGCCGTGTCGGGCGGGGTAGCAAGTCCGGCCAGGGTCCCGGCGGTGCGGGCCGCGCGTCCGCGCTGGGCCGAGACCGTGCCCATGGACGCGATGTACCGCTTGAGCCGGTCCACGTCCTGGACCGGCGGCGGGGGCTGGATCGCCTCCAGGACCGCGCCCGCAGCCCGCTCGCGATCAAGGGCGGCTACCAGGGCGCGATGCTCCGTCAACCCCCCTTCCAGGGCCGGGATGGCCTGTTCCAGGCCGGTGGCGTCACGCTCCAGGTCCTCGGCCTCCTCCATGCGCCGGGCGATGTCCGGCAGGGGGGCGAGGCGGTCCAGATCCAAGCCGACCCGATCGGTCTGGTCCATCAAGGCGCGTTCCTCGCGCTTGGCGTCGCGCACGCGCATCTTGAGGGCGTTCTGCATGGCCAGCAGATGGGCGGACTCGGTGGACGCGGCGAAAAACTCGGCCATGACCGAATCGGGCTGGTTGAACAAGAAGACCGGGTCGCGCTGATTGCCCAGGTGGACATCCACAGCGCCCTTACGAGTCTCGAGCTCCACCTGATCAAGACGCAGAACTCGTGCCACGTCTTCAGGCACCTTCCGCTGCAGCTTGTTATACTCCTCGGGCTCCTCGGCGCCCGGAGCCCACAATTCATATTTAGCCCACCGCTTGGTTCGAATCCATGCCACCCGTGTGCCGTCGTCCAATACAACTTCTACCCGGGCCTCCTTGGCCCCGTGGCGAATAACGTGGCTGGGCACGGGATTGGTGGCCAGGCAGCGCAACGCCTCGACCACGGCGGACTTGCCGGTGTTGTTGGAGCCGGTCAGAATGGTCACGCCAGGGCCGAGCATAAGCTCGGTGTGCTCGTGAGCCATGAAGTTATCGATAATGATCTTGGTAATCATATCTTATGGATATCTTGGCTTATCCTTGAGTTTCCGATACCATTTCGCGGCCCCGCACCCGCGCATCTTCTCGTTGTTGGCCCGCCAGACGTCGCCCAGGCGGCCCGGCATGCCGTGTTCGTCGCAGGGGAACTTTTCGCACTCGAAACAGTAGTCCACGCCGTGGGTCCCGGCGCAGCCCGGCACCTTGCAGGCCTGAAACAGGCAGCCCTGCTCCCGGCACCCGGTACAGGACCCCTTGGCCAGGAAGCCGAGCAGCTCGGCAAAGGCCGGGTAGCCAGCGAAAACCGGGTTCATGGCCTCGAACCGCTCGGCGTAGGCCGCAAAGTTCGGTCCGAGCTGGTCGCGCAGCTCCCGGCTCGCACGATGGATGGGCCCGTCCGCGAAGGCCGCGCACTGGCCGCAGAGCAGGCCGCACGGGGCGAGCCTGGACTTGATCCAGTCGGCCTCATCCGGAAGGTAGCCGTGTTCCCGGAGAATGGAAAGGGCGGTCTCGGCCGCGAACACGGCCATGCGGTAGCAGTCGCGGCGCAGGTTGTCGCGGCGATAGCGCGCCTTGTCGTCCGTGTCGGTGAAATCACACTGGATCAGTTCGAAACAATTGATGGACCCGAACCGATCGTCAAAACGGTCCAACAGTTCCTGGACCAGGGCGTAGCACGCCTCATGGTCCTCCCCGGCCTCGCCCCGTCCGGCGTACAGGCCGATGCCCATGACCGCGCCGGACACGGCCCCGCACTGGCCGCGGGTCCGCGACATGCCGCTGCAAAACCCGGTGGCCGCGCGGACCACGTCCCGGCTCTCGCGACCGCCCGCCTCGGCTATGACCTGGACCACGGACTCGGCGCACAGGAACTTGTTGTCCCCGAACAGCTCCAACAGTCGGTCCTTCACGAAATCGTTCGCCATCTATGTATCCTCTTCCTCGTCATCTTTGGGGTTGCAGGCCAGAAACGGACAAAAATCCAGGGCCTGCCCGGTCAACCGGGTGCCCTTTCCCGTCCCCTCGTGCAAGATCAGCGGCGGCTCCACGCGCAGCCCGGGGCTGGCCGCCTGGACTGTCTCCACCAGGACCATGCGGGCCTCCTGGTCGGCCTTGCCGTGGACCATGCGCAGACGCTTGGAGGCCAGCCCGGCATCGGCCAGGCCAGCCATGATCTCGGGCAGCCGCTCGGGCAGATGCACGAAGGCGAACCGGCCCCGCGTCTTGAGGGCCACGGCCGCGCACCGCGCGAATGCCGCAAAGGTTCCGGCCCCCTCGAAACGGGCGTTCCGACGATCCTCTTCCGCGCTCTCCCGGCCCTGACCGAGCTTGCGGTAGGGCGGGTTGGCGACCACGAAATCCACCACCCCATCGGACCGCCAATCGACCACGTCGCCTTGTTCTATCGTCAACTTATCGGTAAGATGCAGATTGGCCGCATTTTCCTTCGCGGCCTCCACGGACTGCGGGTTCAGCTCGACTCCAGTGAGACGGAGCCCAGGCTGACGAAGGAGCAGGGCCAGCCCGATCACCCCGCAGCCGCAGCCCAGGTCCAGGCCTGTCTGCCCCCGCGTCACGTTGGCGAAGGAGGCCAGGAGCAGGGAGTCCAGGGAGAAGCGGTAGCCGCCCTCGGGCTGGACCAGGCCGCGCGGGAAATAGGCGCGCCGGTCGAGGATCGCCCGGGTGTTCACGCCGCTCATTTGCGCCCCGCCAGCTTGCGCCGCACCCGGGAGCGGAACATGTCCGCGAACAGTCGGGCCTCCTTCAGCCCCATGGCCAGGGACAGGAACATGTAGACCACGACCCAGACCGGGATGAGCAGCACCCACCACGGCCGCCAGCCCGCGCTGAGGAATGCGCCCCCGCCGATGAGCACGGACAGCAGGAGGATGCGCAGGGCCGCCCCCGCGGGCAGGAGGGACGCGCCTCGCCTGCGCCGCAACAGTACGTACAACAGCCCGAAATTGAGCAGGGAGGACGCGCTCACGGCCAGAGCCAGCCCCACGTGGGCCAGGAACTGCATGAGCAGCACGCCCAGGCCGATGTTGGCCGCCAGGCAGAGTACCGCGATCTTGACCGGGGTGCGGGTGTCCTCCAGGGCGTAGAACCCGGCCACCAGGGGGCGCGACAGGGCGATGAACGGCAGGCCCGCGGAGTAGGCCACCAAGGCGTTGGCCGTGGCCGTGACCGCCTCGGGCGTGAACGCCCCGCGCTCGAAGAGCAGGCCGATGACCGGCCCGGCCAGCCCGATGAGCCCGGCCGCGGCGGGCAGGCTGATGAACAGGGTCAGGCCGAGCGACGCGGACAACGCCTCGTCGTATTCCGCCATTTCGCCCCTGGCCGCCAGCCGGGACAGGGACGGCAGGGCCGCCGTGCTGATGGCGATGCCGAACACGCCCAGCGGGAACTGGACCAGCCGGTCCGCGTAATAGAGATAGGACACGGATCCCACCGGCAGAAACGAGGCCAGCAGGGTGCCGAGCAGGATGTTCAGCTGGTACACGGCCGCGCCGAAGACCGTGGGCAGCATGAGCATGCCCATGCGGGCCACGCCCGGGTTGCGCCAGGACCACGGCCCGCGCCAGGAAAACCCGGTGCGCGCCAGAAACGGCTGTTGCAGCAGCCATTGGGCCGCCCCGCCCACGAGCACGCCGTAGGCCATGCAGTAGGCCACGTTGTAGCCCATGAAATAGCCGAACAGGGCCGCGCCGATGAGCGAGACGTTCAGGGCCACCGGGGCCAGGGCCGGGGCCAGAAAATGGTTGCGCGAGTTGAGGATGCCCATGCACAGGGCCACCCCGCAGATGAGCACCACGTAGGGGAAGCAGATGCGCACCAGGTCCACGGTGACCGCGAACTGCTCGAGGTTGTCCAGAAACCCCGGCGCTATGGCCATGGTCAGCGGGCGGGCCAGCAGCTCCACGGCAAGGATGATGCCGATGAGCACCACGGCCAGCCAGATTGCGGCCGACCGGGCCATGGCCTGGGCCGCCTCCTCCCCTTCCTCCTCCATGAGCCGGGAGTAGATGGGGATGAAGGCCATGGTCAGCGAGCCCTCGCCGAACAGCCGCCTGAGCAGATTCGGGATGCGGAAGGCCACGAAAAAGGCGTCCGCGAACAATCCCGCGCCCAGGGCAAAGGCCACGATGATGTCTCTAACGAACCCCAAGAGGCGCGAGACCAGGGTGGCCCCGGCCACCACCGCCGCGTTTCGGGCTATGCGTCTGCCGTGATCGCTCACTGGGTCAACCGTCCGGATTCGTTTCGCCGTTGTTCCATTTTCTGCACGGGATAAATTCTAGAGATTTTTTAGAGAATGATCTTTACGCCTGGAATGACTGCTTGTTTCATCCGCATGTATCGTTGAGTCCCCTCAGTCGGTGAACGGCCGCTCCCGCTCGGGTCCGGGCCCGGGGCCAAGCCCGGCAGGCCCACTGTCCGGGCGATGTGGGCTCAAGCCCAGCCGCGCCGCTGCAACCGCAACTATCTTTCGCAGACCGTTGCGGTTCAAAATTCATCGCTTCCGCTGGCATTTGGGGCAGAAGGTGGAGGTCCTGCCCGCCACGGTCACGGCGCGCAGGGGCCCGCCGCATTGTTTGCACGCTTCACCTTTGCGCCCGTACACGTTGAAGCTGTTCTGAAACGCCCCGGCGTCGCCGTGCGCGTTCACGTAGTCCGAGATGGAGCTGCCGTTCTCGGCGATGGCCTGTTCGAGCACGGCCTGCAGCTCGGTAAACAGCTTCACCGCCCGGTCGCGGCCCACCCGGCTGCCCCGGGTCTCGGGGTTGATCCCGGCCCGAAACAGCGACTCGTCCGCGTAGATGTTGCCCACGCCCGCCACCACCGACTGGTTCAGCAGCAGCGCCTTGATGGCGCAATTGCGCCCGGTGACCCGCTCGGCCAGCACCTCGGGCGCGGTCTCCAGCGGCTCGGGCCCGACCTTGCGCAGAAAGTCCCAGCAATCCAGCTCGCCCGCCGCAAAACAGCGCACGTAGCCGAACTTGCGCATGTCCGCAAAGAACAACA
Proteins encoded:
- a CDS encoding AAA family ATPase; this encodes MITKIIIDNFMAHEHTELMLGPGVTILTGSNNTGKSAVVEALRCLATNPVPSHVIRHGAKEARVEVVLDDGTRVAWIRTKRWAKYELWAPGAEEPEEYNKLQRKVPEDVARVLRLDQVELETRKGAVDVHLGNQRDPVFLFNQPDSVMAEFFAASTESAHLLAMQNALKMRVRDAKREERALMDQTDRVGLDLDRLAPLPDIARRMEEAEDLERDATGLEQAIPALEGGLTEHRALVAALDRERAAGAVLEAIQPPPPVQDVDRLKRYIASMGTVSAQRGRAARTAGTLAGLATPPDTADTAPLRHLLRDLALTGATLHRASIHQAAMAGLAVPPAPENTSRLAGLVDELYVLRARNKRLARLEAVLGKIAEPPVPAPLDGLGGMVAELAGLINKISERQAELNGLETDLRSVVVAMDERIQAIGCCPVCGGDLTTDSFLDHGCRHDA
- a CDS encoding metallophosphoesterase family protein encodes the protein MTLERIKANGLFLVADPHLADHPPGQRLEGYLDQIMIKLTACLERADELGMAFVLLGDLFHWPRDNSNRMLVELIRLFGGRTGDKAVHVLVGNHDKYQSRFTDDVSLAVLETAGAVRLMKDIGPQFVLDTPGGAVLVGASPDGAPLPKAYEREEGDPDTVVWLTHHNIRFPEFIDRAYSIKELPGVDWVVNGHIHRPQATVTKGQTTWANPGNITRLTFTRRSMVREPAAAIWTPGCEELEKWVVPYLPFDQVFPDQDLPPEEQEVEGESNFIKGLERLAWQRTHEGTGLRQFLTENLSTETPEGKLIWELYEEVVNGE
- a CDS encoding tRNA1(Val) (adenine(37)-N6)-methyltransferase, with the protein product MSGVNTRAILDRRAYFPRGLVQPEGGYRFSLDSLLLASFANVTRGQTGLDLGCGCGVIGLALLLRQPGLRLTGVELNPQSVEAAKENAANLHLTDKLTIEQGDVVDWRSDGVVDFVVANPPYRKLGQGRESAEEDRRNARFEGAGTFAAFARCAAVALKTRGRFAFVHLPERLPEIMAGLADAGLASKRLRMVHGKADQEARMVLVETVQAASPGLRVEPPLILHEGTGKGTRLTGQALDFCPFLACNPKDDEEEDT
- the murJ gene encoding murein biosynthesis integral membrane protein MurJ — encoded protein: MSDHGRRIARNAAVVAGATLVSRLLGFVRDIIVAFALGAGLFADAFFVAFRIPNLLRRLFGEGSLTMAFIPIYSRLMEEEGEEAAQAMARSAAIWLAVVLIGIILAVELLARPLTMAIAPGFLDNLEQFAVTVDLVRICFPYVVLICGVALCMGILNSRNHFLAPALAPVALNVSLIGAALFGYFMGYNVAYCMAYGVLVGGAAQWLLQQPFLARTGFSWRGPWSWRNPGVARMGMLMLPTVFGAAVYQLNILLGTLLASFLPVGSVSYLYYADRLVQFPLGVFGIAISTAALPSLSRLAARGEMAEYDEALSASLGLTLFISLPAAAGLIGLAGPVIGLLFERGAFTPEAVTATANALVAYSAGLPFIALSRPLVAGFYALEDTRTPVKIAVLCLAANIGLGVLLMQFLAHVGLALAVSASSLLNFGLLYVLLRRRRGASLLPAGAALRILLLSVLIGGGAFLSAGWRPWWVLLIPVWVVVYMFLSLAMGLKEARLFADMFRSRVRRKLAGRK
- the mutM gene encoding bifunctional DNA-formamidopyrimidine glycosylase/DNA-(apurinic or apyrimidinic site) lyase, which encodes MPELPEVEVIARGLDASVTGRTIESVEVPGLTRLSEPAETLVPKVLGRAIARVRRRAKVLLMDLDNGSTLAFHLKMTGRVVHGPNRKAGKHDRILFHLDDGSLLFFADMRKFGYVRCFAAGELDCWDFLRKVGPEPLETAPEVLAERVTGRNCAIKALLLNQSVVAGVGNIYADESLFRAGINPETRGSRVGRDRAVKLFTELQAVLEQAIAENGSSISDYVNAHGDAGAFQNSFNVYGRKGEACKQCGGPLRAVTVAGRTSTFCPKCQRKR
- a CDS encoding C-GCAxxG-C-C family (seleno)protein — translated: MANDFVKDRLLELFGDNKFLCAESVVQVIAEAGGRESRDVVRAATGFCSGMSRTRGQCGAVSGAVMGIGLYAGRGEAGEDHEACYALVQELLDRFDDRFGSINCFELIQCDFTDTDDKARYRRDNLRRDCYRMAVFAAETALSILREHGYLPDEADWIKSRLAPCGLLCGQCAAFADGPIHRASRELRDQLGPNFAAYAERFEAMNPVFAGYPAFAELLGFLAKGSCTGCREQGCLFQACKVPGCAGTHGVDYCFECEKFPCDEHGMPGRLGDVWRANNEKMRGCGAAKWYRKLKDKPRYP